AGCCACACCCGTGGTCGAGTTGATGCCCAGCGGCGTGGCGAGGCCATGCGCTTGTAGGGCCGCGTCGAACTCACCGAGGGTACAACCTGGCTCGACGGTTGCCCGGCGGGCATTCGCGTCCACCTGGACGCCCTTCATCAGCGCGAGGTCGATCATGAGGCCGTCGTCGCAAACGGCATTGCCAGCGATGTTGTGCCCGCCTCCTCGGATTGAGACGAGTAGGTTTTGCGTGCGTGCGAGCTTGACGGCCTGGACGACATCTTCTGGCGACGTGCAGCGGGCGATCAGCGCAGGCCTACGGTCGATCGTGGCATTCCAGATTTGCCGCACCTCGTCGTAGTCCCCGTCGCCAGGGAAGAGTACATCCCCTCGGAAGTCCACTTTGAACTGGTCGATCATCGACTTTTCTAACTGCTTCATGCTTGCCTCCTAGGCTACAGGCTATGTAGACGACATACCTGTCGCACAACATCCGTGCCTATGCCGGACAACATTCCTTGCAGGTATCTAGGAGACTGCTGCTTTAGAGACGCTTTCGGAAACTACGACATGAAAGAAGACTAGACCGGAAACTACGGCTAGCCGAATGACGAGGCAGAAGAACTAACACCGCAGGTCGGAAATAGGTCGACTGCTGCCGGTCGTGACAGGCCAATGGAGGGGCGGAGTTGACTCTGCCAATCGGGTAATCAGCCATACTCAGTTTCCGACCTTTCATAGAGGTGCAGATCGATGGACCAGGAGAAAGACCAGGAACAAGAAAGCGCTGCCGCTTGGGATAGAAAAGTCCGGGTGGACAAAATCCACTGCCGCGAGTGCCAGCAGTGCATCTCATATGAAGACAGAAGGATTTATTCCAGAACTGGGAAGTGCGGCTTTTGTGCACATCTCGCGGAACGAAAACGCTGAGTGAAGCCTGCGATCTACATCGTAGAGCAAACTCGCTGTGAATCGCCCACGGTTCGGTAGTTATCGTTAAGCGGCTGCTTCAGGCCGGTTAGCGACGGCCTGGCCTCGACCGTCGCTATGCATTGCATGGTCAAACTTCGGTCTGTTCCGCCATCTCCAAGGCGTCATCGACCTCAATCCCGAGGTATCGAACGGTGCTCTCCAGCTTCGTATGGCCTAGCAGCAGTTGAACCGCCCGCAGGTTCTTCGTCCTGCGATAGATCAGTGATGCCTTTGTTCGCCTCATTGTGTGAGTGCCATACATGGCTGGATCAAGGCCAATGACTTTCACCCAGCCTTTGACGATACGAGCGTATTGACGAGTGGATAGATGGTCTGAGGTATGCTGCCGGCTCGGAAAAAGGCAATCCTCGCCGTGGAGCTGGGCTTGATGTATCCAGGCCGCGAGAGCAAACCGAGTTTGCTCAGTGATCTCGAACTGTACTGGTCGCTGCGTCTTTTGCTGCATCACCATGGCTCGTGATGACACCTGCTCGCCATGGGCAACGTCGCGCACACGGAGCTTGGTTAAGTCGCAGGCTCGAAGTTTGCTGTCGATGGCCAGATCGAAGAGAGCCAGATCCCGGGTTCTTTCTGCAATTTGAAGCCTTACTCGGATGGCCCAGATATCTCTCAGTCGGAGCGGGGTTTTCTGCCCGACCAATTTTCCTTTGTTCCACGGCTGACGGCTGCAGGTAGCGATGATGTTCATGGCAAGTCCTCCACGTGTGGGAGGACAAGGATGGCTAGCCAGAGGAGTGGTTGCTAACCGGCCAAAAGCTG
The genomic region above belongs to Pseudomonas benzenivorans and contains:
- a CDS encoding tyrosine-type recombinase/integrase is translated as MNIIATCSRQPWNKGKLVGQKTPLRLRDIWAIRVRLQIAERTRDLALFDLAIDSKLRACDLTKLRVRDVAHGEQVSSRAMVMQQKTQRPVQFEITEQTRFALAAWIHQAQLHGEDCLFPSRQHTSDHLSTRQYARIVKGWVKVIGLDPAMYGTHTMRRTKASLIYRRTKNLRAVQLLLGHTKLESTVRYLGIEVDDALEMAEQTEV